From Luteococcus japonicus, one genomic window encodes:
- a CDS encoding VOC family protein gives MPFETSEPLAQVRDRLVAAGHLARLVEGPGRAVHVADPDGQEIQIHELS, from the coding sequence GTGCCATTCGAGACCTCGGAACCCTTGGCGCAGGTGCGTGACCGGCTGGTGGCTGCCGGACATCTGGCAAGGCTGGTCGAGGGTCCCGGGCGTGCCGTGCACGTCGCCGATCCCGACGGCCAGGAGATCCAGATCCACGAGCTGTCCTGA
- a CDS encoding type II toxin-antitoxin system Phd/YefM family antitoxin — MMRTGRSQIGSYEAKTHLPRLLDEVEAGASYTITKHGRPVARLVPIRGGKRAPEEVLKSFEELRAIMPRDLGAPIKELIEEGRR, encoded by the coding sequence ATGATGAGGACAGGCCGGTCCCAGATCGGCAGCTACGAGGCCAAGACCCACCTGCCCCGCCTCCTCGACGAGGTGGAGGCCGGTGCCAGTTACACCATCACCAAGCACGGGCGTCCCGTGGCCCGACTGGTCCCCATCCGGGGTGGAAAGCGCGCTCCAGAAGAGGTGCTGAAGTCCTTCGAGGAACTGCGCGCGATCATGCCCAGGGATCTCGGGGCCCCGATCAAGGAGTTGATCGAGGAGGGGCGCCGATGA
- the ispG gene encoding flavodoxin-dependent (E)-4-hydroxy-3-methylbut-2-enyl-diphosphate synthase, with translation MTVALGMPSAPAPVLSPRRKTRQIHVGKVGVGSDHPISVQSMTTTKTTDINGTLQQIAQLTAAGCDIVRVACPSQDDAEALPIIAKKSAIPVIADIHFQPKYVFAAIDAGCAAVRVNPGNIKKFDDKIAEIAKAATDAGVSLRIGVNAGSLDPRLMKKYGSATPEALVESALWEASLFEEVGFRDYKISVKHNDPITMVQTYRLLAQQTDVPLHLGVTEAGPAFQGTIKSTAAFSILMAEGIGDTIRVSLSADPVEEVKVGTKMLEVLNLRPRKLDVVSCPGCGRAQVDIWSLAEKVSVGLEGMEAPLRVAVMGCVVNGPGEAREADLGVAAGNGKGQIFIRGEVVKTVPESDIVQTLIEEANRLAAESTELGSPQVQVS, from the coding sequence ATGACCGTCGCACTTGGCATGCCGTCCGCTCCCGCACCCGTCCTGTCGCCCCGTCGCAAGACGCGGCAGATCCACGTCGGCAAGGTCGGCGTCGGCAGCGACCACCCCATCTCGGTGCAGTCGATGACCACCACCAAGACCACCGACATCAACGGCACGCTGCAGCAGATCGCCCAGCTGACCGCGGCCGGATGCGACATCGTGCGCGTCGCCTGCCCGAGCCAGGACGATGCCGAGGCGCTGCCCATCATCGCCAAGAAGAGCGCCATCCCGGTCATCGCGGACATCCATTTCCAGCCCAAGTACGTCTTCGCCGCCATCGACGCCGGCTGCGCGGCGGTGCGCGTGAACCCGGGCAACATCAAGAAGTTCGACGACAAGATCGCCGAGATCGCCAAGGCCGCCACCGACGCCGGGGTGAGCCTGCGGATCGGCGTCAACGCCGGCTCACTGGACCCGCGGCTGATGAAGAAGTACGGCTCCGCGACACCCGAGGCGCTGGTGGAGTCGGCGCTGTGGGAGGCCAGCCTGTTCGAGGAGGTCGGCTTCCGCGACTACAAGATCTCGGTCAAGCACAACGACCCGATCACCATGGTGCAGACCTACCGCCTGCTGGCGCAGCAGACCGACGTGCCACTGCACCTGGGTGTGACCGAGGCCGGCCCTGCCTTCCAGGGCACCATCAAGTCCACCGCTGCCTTCTCCATCCTGATGGCGGAGGGCATCGGCGACACCATCCGCGTCTCGCTCTCCGCGGACCCCGTCGAGGAGGTCAAGGTGGGCACCAAGATGCTGGAGGTGCTCAACTTGCGTCCCCGCAAGCTCGACGTCGTCTCCTGCCCCGGCTGTGGCCGTGCCCAGGTGGACATCTGGAGCCTGGCCGAGAAGGTCAGCGTGGGCCTGGAGGGCATGGAGGCGCCGCTGCGGGTGGCCGTGATGGGCTGCGTCGTCAATGGCCCAGGAGAGGCCCGTGAGGCCGATCTGGGCGTTGCCGCCGGCAATGGCAAGGGTCAGATCTTCATCCGTGGCGAGGTGGTCAAGACCGTGCCGGAGTCCGATATCGTCCAGACCCTGATCGAGGAGGCGAACCGTCTTGCTGCAGAGAGCACGGAGCTGGGTTCGCCCCAGGTCCAGGTCAGCTGA
- a CDS encoding sulfite exporter TauE/SafE family protein, whose product MTLATHVMFGLVLAAFVAGWIDAVVGGGGLIQLPALLIGLPDDTPVATIAGTNKLPAASGTLMATLTYLRSVRVDWRSALPLMATAWLGSTVGANLAHHVPRRWFTPIVLVVILVVGSYTVRRPQLGLQQDLRHHGAAHWGRLLALGGGVGLYDGILGPGTGTFFVIGLVAVLGYGFLEASALTKLANLTTNVAAITVFTLSGHILWPVALSMAVANLSGGLLGARMAVRRGSAFVRKVFLVVVGALAVKLAWDTVLLFVG is encoded by the coding sequence ATGACCCTTGCCACCCACGTCATGTTCGGCCTGGTGCTCGCGGCCTTCGTCGCGGGCTGGATCGACGCCGTGGTGGGCGGGGGAGGGCTGATCCAGCTGCCCGCCCTGTTGATCGGTCTGCCCGACGACACCCCGGTGGCCACCATCGCCGGCACCAACAAGCTGCCCGCGGCCTCCGGGACCCTGATGGCCACGCTGACCTACCTGCGCAGCGTTCGGGTGGACTGGCGCAGCGCCCTGCCGCTGATGGCGACTGCCTGGCTGGGCTCCACCGTCGGCGCCAATCTGGCCCACCACGTTCCGCGCCGCTGGTTCACGCCGATCGTCCTGGTCGTCATCCTCGTCGTCGGCAGTTACACCGTGCGGCGTCCCCAACTTGGCCTGCAACAGGACCTGCGCCATCATGGGGCCGCGCACTGGGGCCGGCTGCTGGCCCTTGGCGGCGGCGTCGGGCTCTACGACGGGATCCTGGGTCCGGGCACCGGCACCTTCTTCGTGATCGGCCTGGTCGCGGTGCTGGGCTACGGCTTCCTTGAGGCCTCCGCCCTGACCAAGTTGGCCAACCTGACCACCAATGTGGCCGCCATCACGGTCTTCACGCTGTCCGGGCACATCCTGTGGCCCGTCGCCCTGAGCATGGCGGTGGCGAACCTGTCCGGCGGCCTGTTGGGCGCTCGCATGGCCGTGCGCCGTGGCAGTGCCTTCGTGCGCAAGGTCTTCCTCGTCGTTGTCGGGGCCCTCGCGGTCAAGCTCGCCTGGGACACCGTGCTGCTCTTCGTCGGCTGA
- a CDS encoding type II toxin-antitoxin system VapC family toxin yields MSIVLDASMALAWCLDGSWDDGIAAVLRETAEDGALVMPLWHLEVCNAFLMAERRGRITRSQATQALAKLDGLPLEQLELDPDPSDLMQLARSHGLTAYDASYVWAASVTGCPLATRDERVRAAAVAEGIALLG; encoded by the coding sequence ATGAGCATCGTGCTCGACGCTTCCATGGCCCTCGCCTGGTGCCTGGACGGGTCGTGGGATGACGGAATCGCAGCCGTGCTCCGCGAAACGGCCGAGGATGGGGCTCTCGTCATGCCGCTGTGGCACCTTGAGGTGTGCAATGCCTTCCTCATGGCGGAACGGCGGGGGAGGATCACGCGCTCACAAGCCACCCAGGCGCTGGCAAAGCTGGATGGGTTGCCCCTTGAACAACTGGAGCTGGACCCCGATCCCTCAGATCTGATGCAGTTGGCAAGGTCACACGGCCTCACCGCCTACGATGCCAGCTACGTCTGGGCAGCCAGTGTCACTGGCTGTCCGCTGGCGACTCGTGACGAGAGGGTGCGCGCCGCCGCCGTCGCCGAGGGGATTGCCCTGCTCGGATGA
- a CDS encoding proline--tRNA ligase translates to MITRLSSLFVRTLRDDPADAEVPSHRWLVRAGYIRRVAPGIYSWLPLGLKVLHKVESIVREEMEAIGAQEVHFPALLPREPYEATSRWTEYGDNLFRLKDRKGADLLLGPTHEEMFTLMVKDLYSSYKDLPLALYQIQNKYRDEARPRAGILRGREFVMKDSYSFDIDDEALEASYQKHREAYIRIFDRLGFDYVIVQAMAGAMGGSKSEEFLAVAPNGEDTFVRSPGGYAANVEAIRIQAPESVDFAGAPEAHREQTPDAASIEDLVRVSNELYPRDDRPWEATDTLKAFIFRVRHPDGTVEPVALALPGDREVDAKRLEAAMEPAEVVAFEEADFAKYPTLVKGYLGPQVVGSESESKIRSYLDPRVVEGTTWIAGGNEFGTHWYGLVAGRDFTADGVLDVAEVREGDPAPDGSGPMSLARGIEMGHIFQLGRKYAESLGLKVLDQNGKLVTVTMGSYGIGVSRAVAAVAEGTCDEKGLCWPRALAPFDVEIVATGKGEEIFAAAEKLATQLDEAGAQVLYDDRKASPGVKFADTEILGMPTAVVIGRDLANGLVEIRDRRSGEKCSVAVEDALAEVLKEIRGH, encoded by the coding sequence ATGATCACTCGTCTGAGTTCGCTGTTCGTCCGCACGCTGCGTGACGATCCTGCCGATGCCGAGGTGCCGAGCCACCGTTGGCTCGTGCGTGCCGGCTACATTCGCCGCGTCGCCCCCGGCATCTACTCCTGGCTGCCGCTGGGTCTGAAGGTGCTGCACAAGGTGGAGTCCATCGTCCGCGAGGAGATGGAGGCCATCGGCGCACAGGAAGTGCACTTCCCGGCGCTGCTGCCGCGCGAGCCCTACGAGGCGACCAGCCGATGGACCGAGTACGGGGACAACCTCTTCCGCCTCAAGGACCGCAAGGGTGCCGACCTGCTCCTGGGTCCCACCCATGAGGAGATGTTCACCCTCATGGTCAAGGACCTCTACAGCTCCTACAAGGACCTGCCATTGGCGCTGTACCAGATCCAGAACAAGTACCGCGACGAGGCACGGCCCCGCGCCGGGATCCTGCGCGGGCGCGAGTTCGTGATGAAGGACTCCTACTCCTTCGACATCGACGACGAGGCCCTGGAGGCCAGCTACCAGAAGCACCGCGAGGCCTACATCAGGATCTTCGACCGGTTGGGCTTCGACTACGTCATCGTGCAGGCCATGGCCGGCGCGATGGGTGGTTCCAAGTCCGAGGAGTTCCTGGCCGTCGCCCCCAATGGCGAGGACACCTTCGTGCGCTCGCCGGGTGGCTATGCCGCCAATGTGGAGGCGATTCGCATCCAGGCGCCCGAGTCGGTCGATTTCGCGGGAGCGCCCGAGGCCCACCGCGAGCAGACCCCCGATGCCGCGAGCATCGAGGACCTGGTGCGCGTCTCCAACGAGCTCTACCCTCGCGATGACCGCCCGTGGGAGGCCACCGACACGCTGAAGGCATTCATCTTCCGGGTGCGTCACCCCGACGGCACCGTCGAGCCCGTCGCCCTGGCCCTGCCGGGTGACCGCGAGGTGGACGCCAAGCGCCTGGAGGCCGCGATGGAGCCGGCCGAGGTGGTCGCCTTCGAGGAGGCTGACTTCGCGAAGTACCCGACGCTGGTCAAGGGCTACCTCGGACCGCAGGTGGTGGGTTCCGAGTCGGAGTCGAAGATCCGCAGTTACCTGGACCCACGCGTGGTCGAGGGCACCACCTGGATTGCCGGTGGCAATGAGTTCGGCACCCACTGGTACGGCCTGGTGGCCGGCCGCGACTTCACCGCGGACGGCGTCCTCGACGTCGCCGAGGTGCGCGAGGGCGACCCGGCCCCCGATGGATCCGGCCCGATGAGCCTGGCCCGCGGCATCGAGATGGGCCACATCTTCCAGCTGGGCCGCAAGTATGCGGAGTCGCTGGGCCTGAAGGTGCTGGACCAGAACGGAAAGCTCGTCACCGTCACGATGGGCTCCTATGGCATTGGCGTCTCGCGTGCCGTGGCCGCAGTCGCCGAGGGCACTTGCGACGAGAAGGGCCTGTGCTGGCCCCGCGCCCTGGCTCCCTTCGATGTCGAGATCGTCGCCACCGGCAAGGGGGAGGAGATCTTCGCGGCCGCGGAGAAGCTCGCCACCCAGCTGGACGAGGCCGGCGCCCAGGTCCTCTACGACGACCGCAAGGCCAGCCCTGGGGTGAAGTTCGCAGACACGGAGATCCTGGGCATGCCCACCGCCGTCGTGATCGGCCGTGACCTGGCCAACGGCCTGGTGGAGATCCGGGACCGCAGGAGCGGCGAGAAGTGCTCCGTGGCCGTCGAGGACGCCCTGGCCGAGGTGCTCAAGGAGATCCGCGGCCACTGA
- a CDS encoding DUF4081 domain-containing GNAT family N-acetyltransferase has product MGLLLGSPLENIFVASRVEAAGLDPFMLGCQVIGYERDEQLVSLCHAGSNLVPVNADDEALDAYIRYLGPRRRAASIMGVARPTIRLWEGLSQAYGGQWSEVRDLRPDQPLMSISQTCTVSPDERVQRITMKDFDSYFRAAVKMYTEEVGISPLEATGSYRRHVQRTIEQGRAFGIVEDGRVVFKSDVGCHQGMFCQVQGVWMDPALRGRGRAAAAMSGVVELCRERWPVVSLYVNDYNTPAIRLYERVGFQSVGKLATVLY; this is encoded by the coding sequence ATGGGGCTGCTACTCGGTAGTCCCCTGGAGAACATCTTCGTCGCCTCTCGCGTCGAGGCCGCAGGTCTGGACCCCTTCATGCTCGGCTGCCAGGTCATTGGCTACGAGCGCGACGAGCAGTTGGTCAGCCTGTGCCACGCCGGATCCAACCTGGTGCCCGTCAATGCCGATGACGAGGCGCTCGACGCCTACATCCGCTACTTGGGGCCTAGGCGTCGCGCCGCCTCCATCATGGGTGTGGCCAGGCCGACGATCCGGTTGTGGGAGGGGCTGAGCCAGGCCTACGGAGGCCAGTGGTCCGAGGTGCGTGACCTTCGCCCCGACCAGCCGCTGATGAGCATCAGTCAGACCTGCACGGTGTCGCCCGACGAGCGGGTCCAGCGGATCACGATGAAGGACTTCGACTCCTACTTTCGGGCGGCGGTGAAGATGTACACCGAGGAGGTGGGCATCAGCCCGCTGGAGGCCACCGGGAGTTACCGCCGGCACGTGCAACGCACCATCGAGCAGGGCCGGGCCTTCGGCATCGTCGAGGACGGCCGGGTGGTCTTCAAGTCCGACGTCGGCTGTCATCAGGGCATGTTCTGCCAGGTCCAGGGTGTCTGGATGGACCCCGCACTGCGCGGTCGGGGAAGGGCTGCCGCTGCCATGTCCGGAGTGGTGGAACTGTGCCGGGAGCGGTGGCCGGTGGTCAGCCTCTACGTCAACGACTACAACACCCCAGCCATCCGGCTCTACGAGCGGGTGGGCTTCCAGTCCGTCGGGAAGCTCGCCACGGTCCTGTACTGA